The segment CCGCCTGGGTGCGGGCAGCGATTGACCATCGTCTGCCGCTGCTGGGCGTCTGTTACGGCCATCAGCTGATGGCCTATGCGCTGGGCGGTGTGGTGGCGGACAATCCTCAGGGCTGGGAGCGTGGCCTGTTACCGATTCGCTGCACGGAACAGGCGCAGCGCGATCCGCTTCTGCAGAGGCTGCCCGCCTCGTTCAGCGTCTGGCTGTCGCATCGTCAGTCGGTGATCACCGCGCCGCCTCACGCGCAGGTGCTGGCGTCGTCTGGGCGCGATGGCTGTCAGATCGTGCGCTATTCGCCGCAGGCGTTATCGGTGCAGTTTCATCCCGAATTTTCCCGGCCGATTATGAACGCCTGTCTGCCGCCGGACACGATCGAAGAGTGTGCCGGGCGCGACATTGAGGGCAAAGACTGGGCGCGTGAACTGCTGGTCTCATTCTGGCAACAGACGTGCCCGGTCGTCAGACAGGCTCAGGGCGCGTAGTGACGGGTACAGCGATAGACCCAGGCGGGCGGCACATTCTTCAGCACCCTCTGGCGCTCCCAGGTGAAGTAGCGTGAGAGATCCGGCTGGGTCAGCGAGGTGTACTGGAACTGCACAAAGACGCCGTCCGGCCCCAGCGCGTTGAATACCGCCCGCAGAATGGCTTCACGCAGGTCAGGCGGTAAGGATAACAGCGGCAGGCCGGAGAAGATCGCGTCATATTCGCCGTTCAGATATTCAGCCGAACAGGTGCGCACGGTCATGCGGGGGTCGTCGAGGGCATTCAGCCTGTCCGCCAGGGCGGTGCTGATCTCAAAGGCATCCAGGGTGGCGTCGGGGGCCATCTGCGCCAGTATCTGTCGCGTCAGCACCCCATCGCCCGCGCCGAGTTCGGCGATGCGTAATGTTTCAGACCACTGAACCGACGCGGTCATCGTCCGGCACAGGGTCTCTGATGAGGGCGTAATGCTGCCCATCTTGCGCGGGTTACGAATAAACTGATGCACGAAACTGGCCTTGGTGCGCATCAGGGTCATAGCTGAAGCCAGCATACTCATCTCCGTAATCTGTTCATCCTCACGTTGACCCCGCCACGCCGCACAAGTTTCTCGCGGCATCCGTCTGCAGGGAAAAGTCAGAATATTCCTGAGACACCCCGGAAACGCTTAATCCTTCGGAGCGGTCACAGTTTCGGCCTGAAAGACCTGACACTCTCTTGATGTTGCATCATGTTAATAACAAGTTTCACTATTGTTGCATCAGTCACCTTTCAGGAGAATGACCATGCGTTACGCCGCCCCCGGAGAACAGGGTTCTCTGATTACGCTACAAAAGAATTATGGCAACTTCATTAATGGTGAATTTGTCGCGCCGGTGAAGGGAAACTACTTTACCAATACTTCACCGGTGAATGGATCGGTGGCCGGTGAGTTCCCGCGTTCGGATGCGGCCGATGTGGATAACGCGGTGGCCGCGGCTGCAGCGGCCGCTGATGCCTGGGGTAAAACCTCGCCGCAACAACGCTCGCTGCTGCTGCTGAAAATTGCCGATCGGCTGGAGCAGCATCTGGAAACGATGGCGGTGTATGAAACCTGGGACAACGGTAAACCGGTGCGCGAAACGCTGGCGGCCGATATGCCACTGGCGGTGGATCATTTCCGCTATTTTGCGGGCTGTCTGCGGGCACAGGAGGGCAGTGCCGCCGAGATCGATGAGTTCACGGCGGCCTACCATTTTCATGAGCCGCTGGGCGTCGTCGCGCAGATTATCCCGTGGAACTTCCCGCTGTTAATGGCCGCCTGGAAGCTGGCACCGGCGCTGGGCGCAGGTAACTGCGTGGTGCTGAAACCGGCTGAACAGACGCCGCTGTCGATTACCGTCTTTGTGGACTTGATTAAAGATCTGCTGCCTCCGGGCGTACTGAACGTGGTGCACGGCTTTGGTAAAGAGGCGGGTGAGGCGCTGGCTTCACATCCCGGCATCGCCAAGGTTGCCTTTACCGGTTCTACCGCCACCGGCGGCCATATTCTGGAACTGGCGGCCAAAAGCCTGATCCCGTCGACCGTCGAACTGGGCGGTAAATCCCCTAACATCTTCTTTGAAGATATCATGCAGG is part of the Pantoea sp. Ep11b genome and harbors:
- a CDS encoding class I SAM-dependent methyltransferase, which encodes MLASAMTLMRTKASFVHQFIRNPRKMGSITPSSETLCRTMTASVQWSETLRIAELGAGDGVLTRQILAQMAPDATLDAFEISTALADRLNALDDPRMTVRTCSAEYLNGEYDAIFSGLPLLSLPPDLREAILRAVFNALGPDGVFVQFQYTSLTQPDLSRYFTWERQRVLKNVPPAWVYRCTRHYAP
- a CDS encoding aldehyde dehydrogenase family protein, with product MRYAAPGEQGSLITLQKNYGNFINGEFVAPVKGNYFTNTSPVNGSVAGEFPRSDAADVDNAVAAAAAAADAWGKTSPQQRSLLLLKIADRLEQHLETMAVYETWDNGKPVRETLAADMPLAVDHFRYFAGCLRAQEGSAAEIDEFTAAYHFHEPLGVVAQIIPWNFPLLMAAWKLAPALGAGNCVVLKPAEQTPLSITVFVDLIKDLLPPGVLNVVHGFGKEAGEALASHPGIAKVAFTGSTATGGHILELAAKSLIPSTVELGGKSPNIFFEDIMQAEESFIEKAAEGVVLGFLNQGEVCTCPSRALVQESIYEPFMAAVMKRVKTIKRGDPLDTDTMVGAQASQQQFDKILSYLEVARQEGAEVLAGGGIEKLDDALNSGYYIQPTLLKGNNSMRVFQEEIFGPVIGITTFKDEAEAIAIANDSIYGLGAGVWTRDINRAYRVGRAIKAGRVWTNCYHLYPAHAAFGGYKKSGIGRETHKMMLDHYQQTKNLLISYSIEPLGFF
- a CDS encoding glutamine amidotransferase, with product MTPASALPLALIQLEVPPANVVAQIGEQPRWFIDALDLQPDDYLIVRPHLGEALPDFDQISGAILSGSWAMVTDHADWSERSAAWVRAAIDHRLPLLGVCYGHQLMAYALGGVVADNPQGWERGLLPIRCTEQAQRDPLLQRLPASFSVWLSHRQSVITAPPHAQVLASSGRDGCQIVRYSPQALSVQFHPEFSRPIMNACLPPDTIEECAGRDIEGKDWARELLVSFWQQTCPVVRQAQGA